Genomic segment of Panicum virgatum strain AP13 chromosome 9N, P.virgatum_v5, whole genome shotgun sequence:
TGTGAGAGCCTCATTGATATAATCTATCTTGATGATCTCAATCTCTGGATAGATTTTGTTTGCTGCACAGAAGTTAACCATTTCTTGGATGTCTTTTGTACCTCCAGTAATACTACCAGACAAGGTACGTGCACCTAGAAAGGCAGTTCAGGTTAGATCTAAATGGCCTAGCTTCAGTTACCACGTTTCTTTTCACTACATGAGTATCAGAATAGAGAATTACCAAGATTAAGGCTTGCAGGATGCACTTTGATCTCACTTGGAAAGCACACTATTGCCATCACACCACCAACCTTAAGGAGTGAGAGATACGGATCAAATGGATGGTCACCAGAAGCAGTGTCAACTATGAAGTGCAGAGAGTTTTTGAGGGACTGCAAAAGCAGGAAATGATATAGTTACAATCAACTGCTGATTAAGTGGAACAAGCATTATTTAGTAACATATCTTCATTCTCAGCATAACTATTCATGGTCATATGCAGCACTGTAAACCTGGATCAGAATCAAGTagcaagaaaaatgagaaaaagtgATCCACTGATCTGTTCTTTTCTTGCAAAAATAATGTGATTTGCACTATCTTTCGCGATAAAATGAATggataaaaaaaacattttccACCAAAAGGATGGTGTTATAAATGATACTAACTTTCTCACCATTTCTCTACTAGTACAAAATTATGTGATCTTATCAAGAAGAAAAATGTGGCATATTAGGTACACTAAAATCATGCAATGTCCAGTACCTCCATCTGCTGTGTGTTTGATGATATAACAAAATTATCTGCTCCAAGGAGGTTGATGGCTTCATCTCTCTTTGATTCACTTGTACTGAAAACTGTGACCTTAAGACCAAAGGCTTTACCAAATTTCACTGCCATGTGACCCAGCCCACCTAGTCCAATGACCCCTAGTGATTTTCCAGGTTGGTTCATGTTGTGTCGCATCATTGGAGTATACACAGTAATTCCGGCACATAGAAGAGGTGCTGCCTTTGCCAAAGGGTAGCCATCTGGTATTTTGAAGCAGTACCTGAAATGACATTGAATCAACAGAAAATGTAGTTTCGGTATCAGGCAAGTTGTATTGGACAAACATCAAAATGTCAATAATATTACTTATATGGACTTATATATTATTCTTTCATCGTGTATTGACTTTGATGAAAATAGTTGCACAACTAGAAACAAATTACTCACCTATCATAAGAAATTAGATAGCATATTGAATATGACACAGTATGATTAAATAGGCAAATGGAATTACAACAGAACAATATAACATTTCATCTCTAAAACTAGTTTTTTTCATCAATATCACAGAATCTTGTTTGAACAGTCAGTTAAAGTGGTACTGCCATACCTTTCATGGACTACAATGTGAGTGGAGTAACCCCCTTTTGTGACAGTGCCATCTGTATCAATGCCATTGAAAGTAAAAACTGATCTTGGGCAGTGGTTCTCTAGAGAGCTATTGCAATTCTCACAATCTCGGCATGAGTTCACATAGGTTCCAACACCTACATGGTCACCTACTTTAAAGCCTTTGACGTCTGAACCGACCTCAGTTACAACTCCTGCTATCTCATGCCTGCAAACATCATTTTCAGACAATGAGCAACACTTTGTCAGCACTCCTGACTATGATGTGTTGTTTTGTCTGAGGTATTCAATGTATATATTGATCCAAAAAGCTTACCCAGGAACCAAAGGATATTTCGAATCATTGTGCCTATTTTGTGTCCAAATAACGTCAGCATAACAGACTCCACAGTGTGTAATCTTCAGCGAAACATCGCCACTTTGCACTGACCTGAAAATTGTATTGTAGTAGCTCACATAAGAAGATGGTATGAAAATGAAACCACCGAGCTAATCGCACAAAAGACAAACGCTTGCCATGTGCACTTAAATTTCTGCAGTCTCATCAGACCTAAAATGCCCACTCATTGACTCGTAGTAAGCATCAATTGCATGCCTTACTTTGACACGTGACAAGCAGAAACACCTGCACTACTTGATATGCTCACTTAAAAAATAGGcacgaaacacactgaaaacCAAACATAATGTACATATAAAGTCATGGAAACAAGTCGGTCCATACATAGATAGATGTTCCATAGAGTctaacagagagagagagagagagagagagagagagagtattcAGAGTAATAAAAACGGTGCTGGATTTTTAACCAAAACAGAAAGGGGAGACCACCTGCGGTCAAACTTGTATGGTGAGAGAACTCCAGAAGGATCTCTCGCTGCCCAAGCATCGCAGTTGCCGTCCCCTGATTCAGAAGCCATGGGAACTCAACTGCAGAATCAATTGGAAGCCAAGTCAGCAAACAGAGGGAGGCTCGGCTCCAGCAGAAGCAGAGGTTCAAATTTTCAGATCGCCTCTGCCAAATAAACCTGTCGCCGTGAAGCACACACTGCTTCCATCAACTATTCATTCCCTCTTCTGTCCCCGTCCCTTAAAAATCTCAAGAAATCCTCAGACGAAATGGTTACACCACGGGAGCAAAGAAAGAACCCCTCACCTCTGGGGGGTCGGTCCCTTCCGCGCCGGCCGGTCCCCCAAACTCTCCTCGATGCACTGGCGGCAGGTAGGCGAAGGATTGGCGGATGCGGAGCGCGCCCGACTGGCGAGGAGATAGCGGTTTATATAGGGAAAAGGCGGCTGGTGGATTGGACGGGAGACGGCGGCGACAGAGAGCTGCTggatctgaattctgaaaccGTCGTCCGTCCCATCGCTGACTGAAACAGAGCGGCGCATCAGCGCGTGCGTCAATCCTCTCCGGCCTCGGACGATGTCGTGTCTCTCCTCCGTCCAAGAAGGCCCAGTTTGGCCCACGCCAAATAGACTGTTAGCTAAGACTGTTCGTACGGGGTGCGGTAACCCATCCGCAACGCCATACTGCAGTACCATACTACCGAAAAAATTACTGCAACGGGTGCGCTACACGGGTACGCTAAAGCAGCGGACGGCCTCCGCTCCGCCAAATACCGCGCGGTACGGACGAGCTGCTATCGGACGCGGCGCGGGACCCCGTGTCCATCGCGCGTCCGTCCCCaaccgccggcgtcgccgcttGGCTCCCCCGTCGCGCACACTGTCGTACAGGCCCGCCGCAGAGGAGGCGCGGCGCCATGGATGGCCAACGGCCTGCCCCGCGCGCAGCTCGGCGCGCGTCGCCGACGGTCCGCCCCGCGCGCACCTCTGCCTCCACCTCTGCCGCGCAGCTCGCGCTCGTCGCCGTACcgccgtggagggaggagggggctgcgcagctctccgccgccggagaggagggagggggacgGAGGGCCGCCCGCgctggagaggagggaggggccggCCGGAGCTGCGGCGCGGGGACCGTCTCATCCATGGCCTCCACCTCCTTGACGGCGAGCCCTGCGTGGATCCGgccgccatggaggaggaagggCGAGGGAGGAGCAAGAGGGAGGGAGCCCCGCGGTGCGCTCGCCGGATCCGAAGCAGCCGAGAtaggctccgccgccgcggccggtgcGCGCGCGAGCTCTAGCCCTGCCGccgcgggagggggagggaggagggaggatggAGGCGCGAAGCCGGGGAGTGAGCGTGCCAGGGAGGGAGGAGCTCTCGGGCCGGAGCTCCCCGCCGGGCGCCTACGCCGCGGCCGTGCTAGCTCGGCGCGCCACGGGCGCCTCCGCCGAGGCCGTGCCTCCGCCGGCGCTCGCCTCCGCGGCGCGCACCCCTCCGCCGGCGCtcgcctccgcggccgcgcCTTCTTCCTGCGCGCCGGCGATTCCGGCCTGCTTTGGCTTCCTGCGCGCCGGCGTGTCCGGCCTGCTTTGGCTTCCTGCGCGGCCTGCTTTAGCTTCCGGCGCGAGCGATTCGTCAGGGGAGGATGCAATTTGGGGATGGCGACGAGCGGCGACCTCCAGGGGGCAGAGCAGGTGCTCGTCGGtgaagggaggaggggcgggggCAGAGCGAGTGGGAGAGGGCGGAGTAGGGGAGGGCGGCGTgcgtgggagagagaggagggagggaggagagagagagagagtgaccgGGGATATAGATGGCCATGCAGCCCGAGCCCGCTAGCCCGGCACGAGGCCCGTTTTTTTGGTCCGGCCCAAGCCTGGCGTGGCCCGTTGTCCTACGGGCCCGGGTAAGCACGGCCTGGAGTAGCAGGACGGGCCTGGGCCGCTCACCAGGCCCGTGGCACGGCCTGGGCACGGCCCGTCCTAACGGTCGGCCCGATGGCGGCCCGTTAAACCCCGCCCCCCCAACGGTCAGCTGCCGGCCTGCTGCCTGCCGGCTCAGCCCAcgaccgcccccgcccccgcgccaTATAAAACTAgccccccaaaccctaaccctaaccgacCACTCCACTTCCACTCGCTCTCCGTGTCTCCGCctccctctcgctctcggcCGCCGCTCTACTCCGACCGTCCCCGGCTCCGGTGACCgtgacctcgccgccgctcctccaccgCGCCTTGAGCTAGCTAACCCCTTTCTCCTCggctcctcccttctctcccttCTTCTCCTCTATCCTCTCTTTCTCGCCGAACTATGTGAGTTATTGTActgtcctccgccgccgctcgctgtcGATTCTTATTTCTAATCGGTGCTTGTCTCGTATCCTCTGGGTTTCCCTCGTCCTCTCCGGCACCGGGCTCCGGTGGTAGCGCAGGTacgccctaaaccctaaccctagatctgCTAACCCTAACCGTAGATCTGCTCAACCTAAGCCTAGATCTGCTCATCCTAACCTAGATCTCTAAGTTTTCTTCTGTTTGCTCTGCAGGTCGGTGTCTGATGCCGAGTCTTCGTCCTCTGGCGTAGACATGGCCATGCGCCACCAGCGTGCACCATTGAGGAACAGTGCTGGAGGGCAGGGTCGGCCGTCCGGCCCATCCGAGCTTCGGGTCGCCATGGCCGGGGCGGATGTGTCCCACCTCCATGGCTTTGACTCCCAAGCTGAGGAGGAGGACCTGAAAATCGAGGATGATGACGACATCCGTGAGGATGCTGCGGCGCTATTCAGCATCGATGTCGGTGACGACGGCGTTCCGAACAACAATGTCATCAATGTcgacggcggcgatggtggaggAGCTGCGGCCGAGCTGGCCGGGTGTTGCTCCATGGACACCCAAGGTACCACTACTTTTGGTAAGCACAAATCTAGTGTCTGGGCTGATTTTAAGGAGGTTAAGGAAAATGATGTTAGAGTTGCTGTTGTCTGTAACATGTGTGGTAAGCGCTTGTCTGCTAGATCTTCTGCTGGTACTGGCCATTTGATTAGGCACCAGTCTTCTTGTAGGAAAAAAACATGATCATGCTCAAAGGGTGCAGTCTAGGCGCTCTGAATCGTGATGGTTTTCATAACTGGGTCTATAATCCTGCTGTAGCTCGTACTGAGTTgtgccggttgattgctagatTGGACCTTCCATTAGGCATAGGTGAGACACAGGCCTGGGAGGATTACATTACTCGTGCTCATAACCCTCGATTTGCTAAGGTTTCTAAACAGAGTACCACTAGAGATCTTGGTAAATTGTTTGCTAATCGGCGTGATGTGCTTATGAAACCTGTGTTGCCTATTTCTTTAACTTCAGACATTTGGTCTGGTAATGCTAAGGAGGACTATATTAGTGTGGTTGCACATTATGTCAATGCTGATTGGGAGTTGCAGAAAATGGTCATTGGTTTTAGACTGATCGAGGTTAAACATTCTGGTGAAAACATTGCTGATAGTGTTGGTAGCGTGGTTGAGGAGTTTGGTTTGATTGATAAGATCTTTGCTGTCACCCTAGACAATGCTTCTTCTAATGCTAAGGCTATGGAGACTTTGACACCTATGTTCTTTGGTTATTTGGGTTCTGATCCTGCACCTACACCTTCTGATCCTCATAAGCGTAAGTATTGTCTTATGCATCAACGCTGTGCCTGTCATATCATTAATCTGATTGTAAAATCTGGACTGAAGAGGTTGAAACCTGTTACTGAGGATTTTAGAACTACAATTAATTTCTTGAACTCATCTAATCAAAGAATTGCAATGTTTAAAGAATATTGTAATGCTAAGGGTGTTAGATCTAGAAAATTTGGCTTGGACATGGATGTTAGATGGAATTCCACTTATCTTATGCTTAAACacttgattttatgcaaggatATCATAAATATTGGGAGGACATACCAATGCTTTATTCATATGCTTTCATTCTTGATCCTAGAGCTAAGATGAAAGGATTCTATAATGTGCTGCAATTGCTTTCTGATTGTACTGGAGCCTCTTACAGTTTATACTATGTTGAAGTCAAATCTGAATTGTATAAACTGTTTACCAAATATGAAACTAAGTTTGGTGCAGCAAGGTCTCAAAGGGTTCCACAGCCATCAGCACATTCAGGTAAGTAgaagcaagcttgggcaaagaTCTTTGGAGACCAAGCTGGTTCAGGTGTTGTTGGTCTCCCCccttgtaagcatctaggcccttaaggtttgttttggtgattaatgacaaccattactgtgactaatgagtttgtgcagcttaatgaaatcttatcgctcattggatcatatgttaaaaGAGGCCTCTCAATTtgattattcaaaaaggcgatctcggttttcaactcaagtatataataagactaaggatctttctagtcctaagtgtcgcaatgttgagaaggacacttaggttagtataggttttatagttttgtagaggtcgcactattaagaggggttaaggccaagtaacttgagcatggacatggtcaatcaaaaatggatgcacactatggtcactcaggttcttagaagttcaaataagtggttttcaacttatatctcaagaatatttggatttcattcaagactcaaatcagaaaaggcaaaaccagaaaaagtctatacaccggtttaaccgacgactcgaattttgtatacgtcggttaaacacagttattagagtctggacaagtacatacaccggatcaaccgacgatatttgaaaattaacgtcggtgcagttgtctagaacgttggtttttccagggatttctaagtttatactcaccggttaaaccgacgatgtttgaaattaacgtcggtgcagttgtccagaacgttggttttcccagggatttctaaggttatactcaccggttaaaccgacgatggatttgagttagcatcggtgcagttatccagagagttggtttttcagttgatcagtggacaactacactcaccggttaaaccgatgttacgtcggttaaattgcccgagttgtaacggctagttttctaaatgggcagtttacattcatcagttaaaccgacgatgacttttggaggaccgtcggattaaccggcgttgcgtacttttctggcagcttttctccaacggctctatccgcgtgagctgcctatatataccccctccaatgggtcattttgaagtctcttgacaccaggcaacattcatacactcatactattgttgagagccatcttgagcttcatattccactcatttgatcattcaatcattcaagaagcaagactaagaacttgagtagagagaagcttgtgtgcatccgttcttggtgattggtttttgctcaagtgaaggccctagcttgttactcttggtgattggcagcacctaggcgatctaggtgattgaggtgtttctttcggagcttgccaagtcgattgtgggagcccgaagaagattgtacgtggcttgagctccaccacgccgggatggtgaacggagactcttagtgagcaccattatctcggtgacttgggaggtgacaagactcttagtgagtgtcacaacgtggattagaggtgtgtgccaacacatcgacaccacgggaaaaaatctggtcgtctcttgcccactctttactttcaagcacttactttcatgcaattattcatgtgcttgaccttagagatcataacttagctctaccttgcttagtttcatatcttgttgtatctttgatagcttgtgtagtttgcttagttagccggttggtgaattgagcttTACTAGtgttgcataggttaaggttgctttactttggtttagaaatttgaaaaaggcccaattcaccccctcttggtccatcgatccttacaattggtatcagagcctcgttgctcatttggatcattagacttcaccgcctagagctatggccaagatgggtggatcGCGTCCTCACTTCGAGAGCAataactttgcttattggaaagttcgcatggccgcatatcttgatgcgattgcccccgaagtgtggttattGACTAAGACCGTGTTCACCGGAAATCCCACCCCCCGAACAACTAAAGTGGAATGCTaggg
This window contains:
- the LOC120688547 gene encoding probable cinnamyl alcohol dehydrogenase 1, with protein sequence MASESGDGNCDAWAARDPSGVLSPYKFDRRSVQSGDVSLKITHCGVCYADVIWTQNRHNDSKYPLVPGHEIAGVVTEVGSDVKGFKVGDHVGVGTYVNSCRDCENCNSSLENHCPRSVFTFNGIDTDGTVTKGGYSTHIVVHERYCFKIPDGYPLAKAAPLLCAGITVYTPMMRHNMNQPGKSLGVIGLGGLGHMAVKFGKAFGLKVTVFSTSESKRDEAINLLGADNFVISSNTQQMESLKNSLHFIVDTASGDHPFDPYLSLLKVGGVMAIVCFPSEIKVHPASLNLGARTLSGSITGGTKDIQEMVNFCAANKIYPEIEIIKIDYINEALTRLVNRDVKYRFVIDIENSFK